A window of Bufo gargarizans isolate SCDJY-AF-19 chromosome 9, ASM1485885v1, whole genome shotgun sequence contains these coding sequences:
- the NONO gene encoding non-POU domain-containing octamer-binding protein produces MQGNRGYRMEQQNHAYKRPPHHQSQYHQYDPDDQSPTNGQQNTSSNEGITIDLKNFRKPTEKTFTQRSRLFVGNLPNDVTEEEMRKLFEKYGKAGEIFIHKDKGFGFIRLETRTLAEIAKVELDNLPLRGKQLRVRFACHSAALSVRNLPQFVSNELLEEAFSMFGQVERAVVIVDDRGRPTGKGIVEFAAKPAARKALDRCADGSYLLTAFPRPITVEPMDQLDDDEGLLEKLIPKNQAFHKEREQPPRFAQPGSFEYEYAMRWKALIEMEKQQQEQVDRNIKEAQEKMELEMEAARHEHQVMLMRQDLMRRQEELRRLEELHNQDVQKRKQLELRHEEERRRREEETRRQQEEMLRRQEGFKNAYPDSREADMRMAQMTMPGSMGMNNRSSLGNSNVPAGAAAATGSGAMMPEAAAIGMTPPAADRFGQPANIEALGATNQQAFQRGTPGADFGPKRRRY; encoded by the exons ATGCAGGGAAACAGAGGCTATAGGATGGAGCAGCAGAACCACGCTTATAAGAGGCCACCGCATCATCAGTCCCAGTATCACCAGTATGATCCCGACGATCAATCCCCTACTAATGGACAGCAGAACACCAGCTCCA ATGAAGGAATCACTATAGATCTAAAGAATTTCCGGAAACCAACTGAAAAGACTTTCACTCAGCGAAGTCGTCTCTTTGTGGGTAACCTACCCAATGATGTTACAGAAGAGGAAATGCGGAAATTGTTTGAGAAATATGGAAAGGCAGGCGAGATCTTCATACACAAGGACAAAGGCTTTGGTTTTATCAGGCTG GAAACACGGACTCTGGCAGAGATAGCGAAGGTAGAGCTCGATAATCTTCCTCTCCGTGGTAAACAGCTGCGTGTCCGCTTTGCCTGCCATAGTGCGGCGCTGTCTGTGCGGAACCTTCCTCAGTTTGTGTCTAATGAGCTTTTGGAAGAAGCCTTCTCAATGTTCGGCCAAGTGGAGAGAGCTGTAGTTATTGTGGATGATCGTGGAAGACCAACAGGCAAAGGCATTGTTGAGTTTGCAGCTAAACCTGCAGCCCGGAAGGCTCTTGACCGCTGCGCTGACGGGTCTTATCTTCTTACTGC CTTCCCCCGTCCTATAACTGTGGAACCTATGGATCAACTTGATGACGATGAAGGATTACTTGAGAAACTTATTCCTAAGAATCAAGCCTTCCACAA GGAGAGAGAGCAACCTCCTCGCTTTGCTCAGCCTGGGAGTTTTGAGTATGAATATGCAATGCGCTGGAAAGCTCTCATTGAAATGGAAAAACAGCAGCAGGAGCAGGTAGACCGAAACATTAAAGAAGCTCAGGAGAAGATGGAGCTGGAGATGGAGGCAGCAAGACACGAGCACCAGGTCATGCTTATGCGGCAAG ATTTAATGAGACGCCAGGAGGAATTGCGTCGATTGGAAGAACTACATAATCAAGAtgtgcagaagaggaagcagcttGAACTGAG ACACGAGGAAGAACGCAGGAGACGTGAAGAAGAAACGCGTCGCCAGCAAGAGGAAATGCTTAGGCGTCAAGAAGGCTTCAAAAATGCTTACCCTGATTCA AGGGAAGCTGACATGAGGATGGCACAGATGACTATGCCTG GGTCCATGGGAATGAACAATCGTTCATCACTGGGTAACAGCAATGTCCCTGCAGgagcagctgcagcaacaggaTCTGGTGCCATGATGCCCGAAGCAGCTGCAATTGGCATG ACTCCACCGGCAGCTGACCGCTTTGGCCAGCCCGCCAACATTGAAGCCCTTGGTGCAACTAATCAGCAAGCTTTCCAGCGCGGCACACCAGGAGCTGACTTTGGTCCTAAGCGTCGTAGATACTGA